A single Notoacmeibacter ruber DNA region contains:
- a CDS encoding GH25 family lysozyme, whose amino-acid sequence MKTLTLRIGGAILAAMMALPASAETANEPWKRDDRALVIDAYEYNPIDWDALSSDERVGGFINKASDGLPPQYRCKGSGMEYDHCRLAWKRYSVTKELYHTRKTMAKSLGYVWGSYHLGRPGNPEEQADHFLQFADPQDDELIAIDIEDNDPEKFMSLEDAEIFAKRIKARTGRWPVLYTNGSTSEFIAQRADEYPILSRLQIWYARYRTEIEGVFPLGNWENYALWQFASHINCKGKSSCPYRPLGTAEDIDVNVAPMNKAALQKAWPFGELAPQRVPDEILVAENEDTDEGQLAAAGEMVEVATADEGFIAMPTPMRSPRDSGEAVSVAALDEAEADNVLADAAGAVTTSKSAGEMMAFAGRSSSKRTAGQALANFVSGKTIGPVQTKSDLTVSAFTPAKSTNAAEGPSEKKASKATASDKEDRATADEATIALKSIDSGKKTAAVDHSKLVSNKRMTRASLLSAERTQLKKKVTTKVAPKTEKREESEIGFFERIQAIIDNTPERPSLPLLGWNVENDATAKQKRIR is encoded by the coding sequence ATGAAGACACTCACTCTACGAATCGGCGGCGCAATTCTGGCAGCCATGATGGCATTGCCGGCATCGGCTGAAACGGCCAATGAACCATGGAAGCGCGACGACCGCGCTCTGGTCATCGACGCCTATGAATACAACCCGATCGACTGGGATGCGCTTTCCTCCGACGAGCGCGTGGGCGGCTTCATCAACAAGGCCTCCGACGGCCTGCCGCCGCAATACCGGTGCAAGGGCTCGGGCATGGAATACGACCATTGCCGGTTGGCATGGAAGCGGTACTCCGTCACCAAGGAACTCTACCATACACGCAAGACCATGGCGAAGAGCCTCGGCTATGTCTGGGGCTCCTATCATCTGGGCCGGCCGGGCAACCCGGAAGAACAGGCCGATCATTTCCTTCAATTTGCCGATCCGCAGGATGACGAGCTGATCGCGATCGACATCGAGGATAACGATCCTGAAAAATTTATGAGCCTGGAAGACGCCGAGATTTTCGCCAAGCGGATCAAGGCGCGAACCGGCCGCTGGCCGGTGCTCTACACCAATGGCAGCACATCGGAATTCATCGCCCAGCGCGCCGATGAGTATCCGATCCTTTCCCGCCTGCAGATCTGGTACGCCCGCTACCGTACCGAGATCGAAGGGGTCTTTCCGCTCGGCAACTGGGAAAATTACGCTCTTTGGCAGTTCGCGAGCCACATCAATTGCAAGGGCAAATCATCATGCCCTTACCGTCCGCTCGGCACCGCCGAGGACATCGATGTGAACGTCGCGCCGATGAATAAGGCTGCCCTGCAAAAGGCATGGCCCTTCGGCGAGCTGGCGCCGCAACGCGTGCCTGACGAAATTCTCGTCGCCGAAAACGAGGACACAGATGAAGGCCAGTTGGCTGCCGCCGGAGAAATGGTCGAAGTGGCCACGGCGGACGAAGGCTTCATCGCGATGCCGACTCCCATGCGCTCGCCGCGCGACTCCGGCGAAGCCGTATCGGTCGCAGCGCTGGACGAGGCCGAAGCGGATAATGTTTTAGCGGACGCTGCCGGCGCCGTGACGACGTCGAAATCCGCTGGCGAAATGATGGCATTTGCCGGTCGTTCAAGCTCAAAACGGACGGCAGGTCAGGCGCTCGCCAATTTCGTGTCCGGCAAGACAATAGGACCGGTGCAGACCAAATCTGACCTGACCGTCTCGGCCTTCACCCCTGCCAAGTCCACAAATGCGGCCGAAGGCCCTTCCGAAAAGAAGGCATCGAAGGCTACAGCTTCCGATAAAGAGGACAGGGCCACCGCAGACGAGGCGACGATCGCGCTGAAATCGATCGATAGCGGAAAGAAAACCGCCGCGGTCGATCATAGCAAACTTGTCAGCAACAAGCGGATGACGCGCGCCTCTCTTCTCTCTGCAGAGAGAACCCAGCTGAAAAAGAAAGTCACGACCAAGGTAGCGCCCAAGACGGAAAAGCGGGAAGAAAGCGAAATCGGCTTCTTCGAACGGATTCAGGCGATCATCGATAATACGCCTGAACGGCCATCGCTGCCGCTTCTTGGCTGGAATGTCGAGAACGACGCCACTGCCAAGCAAAAACGCATCCGCTGA
- a CDS encoding L-threonylcarbamoyladenylate synthase, protein MDTSDDQSRPVILREDAPGSVERACHALDAGELVALPTETVYGLAADAANGEAVAAIFAAKGRPRFNPLIAHVDGWEMADRLAMFDPLSASLASAFWPGALTLVLPRRDDAPIHDLVTAGQPTIAIRQPRGFAAKVIAALGRPLAAPSANRSGRISGTDAATVADDLGASLALVIDGGAPPVGVESTIVKVEDGAITILRPGGVTADELANFGEVRRAGDGAAIEAPGMLKSHYAPGAAMRLDIDEVRDGEALLAFGPDRVPGAEHAVAVENLSDVGDLRQAAARLFAAMRVLDGAGAATIAVEPIPETGLGEAIRDRLARAAAPRQEDSRA, encoded by the coding sequence ATGGACACATCTGACGACCAGAGCAGACCAGTTATCCTGCGGGAAGATGCGCCGGGCAGCGTTGAACGGGCCTGCCATGCGCTGGATGCCGGCGAACTCGTGGCCCTGCCGACGGAAACGGTCTACGGCCTGGCAGCCGACGCCGCCAATGGAGAGGCTGTCGCGGCGATCTTTGCCGCCAAGGGGCGGCCTCGCTTCAATCCTCTGATCGCTCATGTCGATGGCTGGGAAATGGCCGATCGCCTTGCGATGTTCGATCCTCTTTCGGCAAGTCTCGCCAGTGCGTTCTGGCCGGGCGCGCTGACATTGGTTCTCCCCCGGCGGGATGATGCCCCCATTCATGATCTGGTCACTGCTGGCCAGCCGACCATCGCGATAAGGCAGCCACGCGGCTTCGCGGCAAAAGTCATCGCCGCGCTGGGTCGCCCCCTCGCGGCACCGAGCGCCAACCGGTCGGGCCGGATATCCGGAACGGATGCGGCGACGGTCGCCGATGACCTCGGCGCTTCGCTCGCCCTCGTTATTGACGGCGGTGCGCCGCCCGTCGGCGTTGAATCCACGATCGTCAAGGTAGAAGACGGCGCGATCACGATTCTTAGGCCGGGCGGGGTGACGGCAGACGAACTGGCAAATTTCGGAGAAGTGCGCCGCGCCGGCGATGGTGCCGCCATCGAAGCGCCCGGCATGCTGAAATCACATTATGCGCCCGGTGCGGCCATGCGGCTGGATATTGACGAAGTTCGGGACGGCGAGGCGCTTCTGGCTTTCGGGCCGGACCGGGTGCCGGGCGCGGAACATGCTGTTGCGGTGGAGAATCTGAGTGACGTCGGTGATCTTCGGCAGGCGGCGGCGCGCCTCTTTGCCGCAATGCGGGTGCTTGATGGCGCCGGCGCGGCGACGATAGCCGTTGAGCCGATCCCTGAGACCGGTCTGGGGGAGGCGATACGCGACCGCCTCGCCCGTGCCGCCGCACCGAGGCAGGAGGATAGCCGGGCATGA
- a CDS encoding FAD-binding oxidoreductase codes for MSVTRELIERFATVVGDKNALRDEADTAAYGHELRKLFKGRTPLVLRPGSVGEVAAILKLATEMGTPVVPQGGNTGLVGGQTPDDSGTQIVLSLSRLAAIRELDEDAGTMTVEAGAILQTVQERAADKGFLFPLSIASQGSAQIGGILSTNAGGVNVLAYGNARDLCLGVEVVLPTGEVMHDLKKLRKDNTGYDLKSLFIGAEGTLGVITAAVLKLVPQPRGRQVAWAGVSDPAAALHLLRRSTAAAGGSLSAFELMADSAVRLAEKHMSGVRVPIQSDTPWHVLIEISSGRSEEEARSLAEEILGAALEDDVVSDAALAASIAQGASFWQVRETIPDAQRVEGASIKHDISVPLSDIPAFIEEAGRVVAREVPEGRLMCFGHMGDGNLHFNVQGPAGAGEEFLAKWKALNTAVHAVVRRYEGSFAAEHGIGKLKRDELGETADPVSLEIMRRIKRTLDPAKIMNPGKLI; via the coding sequence ATGAGCGTTACGCGGGAGCTGATCGAACGTTTTGCGACCGTTGTGGGCGACAAGAATGCGCTGCGTGACGAAGCGGACACCGCCGCTTACGGTCATGAACTGCGCAAGCTCTTTAAAGGAAGAACGCCTCTCGTCCTGCGGCCCGGTTCCGTCGGTGAGGTTGCCGCGATCCTCAAGCTGGCAACGGAAATGGGCACGCCGGTCGTGCCGCAGGGCGGCAATACGGGCCTTGTCGGAGGCCAGACACCAGATGATAGCGGCACCCAAATCGTTCTGTCACTTTCCCGCCTGGCGGCCATACGGGAACTTGATGAGGACGCCGGCACAATGACCGTGGAAGCCGGGGCAATCCTCCAGACCGTTCAGGAGAGGGCGGCCGACAAGGGCTTTCTCTTCCCTCTTTCCATCGCCAGCCAGGGCTCGGCCCAGATCGGCGGCATCCTTTCCACCAATGCCGGCGGGGTCAATGTGCTGGCCTATGGCAATGCGCGCGATCTTTGCCTCGGCGTCGAAGTGGTTCTTCCGACCGGCGAGGTGATGCACGACCTGAAAAAGCTGCGTAAGGACAATACGGGCTATGATCTGAAAAGCCTCTTCATCGGTGCGGAGGGAACGCTCGGCGTTATCACCGCGGCGGTTCTGAAGCTGGTTCCGCAGCCCCGGGGCCGGCAGGTTGCATGGGCTGGTGTCAGCGATCCCGCTGCCGCCTTGCATCTCCTCCGCCGTTCCACGGCTGCTGCTGGCGGATCGCTGAGCGCTTTCGAACTGATGGCTGACAGCGCGGTGCGACTGGCCGAAAAGCATATGTCCGGCGTTCGAGTGCCGATCCAGAGCGACACGCCCTGGCATGTGCTGATCGAGATATCCTCTGGCAGGAGTGAAGAGGAAGCGCGGTCACTGGCCGAAGAAATCCTTGGCGCTGCGCTTGAGGACGACGTTGTCTCCGACGCCGCGCTGGCCGCATCGATCGCGCAGGGCGCATCATTTTGGCAGGTCCGCGAGACGATCCCCGACGCGCAGCGTGTCGAGGGCGCTTCGATCAAGCACGATATCTCGGTCCCGCTTTCTGACATTCCGGCTTTTATAGAAGAAGCCGGGCGTGTGGTGGCGCGTGAGGTACCCGAAGGCCGGCTTATGTGTTTCGGCCATATGGGTGACGGCAATCTGCACTTTAACGTGCAAGGACCCGCGGGAGCGGGCGAGGAATTTCTCGCCAAATGGAAGGCGCTGAACACCGCCGTTCATGCGGTGGTACGCCGCTATGAGGGCTCCTTCGCGGCGGAACACGGCATTGGCAAATTGAAGCGGGACGAGCTCGGCGAGACCGCCGATCCTGTCAGCCTCGAAATCATGCGTCGGATCAAGCGGACGCTCGATCCCGCGAAAATCATGAACCCCGGCAAGCTGATCTGA
- the pdxH gene encoding pyridoxamine 5'-phosphate oxidase, giving the protein MEPTELTAGDFTEHSDPFELFRLWLADAEKTEINDANAMSLATVDEFGMPDVRVVLLKGLDEEGFVFYTNFESQKGQQLLAQHRAALCFHWKSLRRQVRIRGTIAPVAEDEADEYYASRPRGSRIGAWASQQSRPLPDRETLENAVAAYERKFEGEEPSRPPHWSGFRLTPVQIEFWHDRPFRLHDRMRFDRESETWRKTRLYP; this is encoded by the coding sequence TTGGAACCGACAGAGTTAACGGCTGGTGACTTTACCGAACATTCCGATCCGTTCGAGCTCTTTCGCCTCTGGCTGGCCGATGCGGAGAAGACGGAAATCAACGACGCCAATGCCATGTCACTGGCGACCGTCGACGAATTCGGCATGCCCGATGTCCGGGTGGTTCTGCTGAAAGGTTTGGACGAAGAAGGCTTCGTTTTCTACACCAATTTCGAAAGTCAGAAAGGCCAGCAGCTTCTCGCTCAGCATCGCGCCGCTCTTTGCTTTCACTGGAAGTCCCTGCGGCGTCAGGTGCGTATTCGCGGCACTATCGCTCCGGTGGCTGAAGACGAAGCCGACGAGTATTATGCCTCGCGCCCTCGGGGCAGCCGAATCGGCGCCTGGGCCAGCCAACAGTCTCGCCCCCTGCCCGATCGAGAGACGCTGGAAAATGCCGTCGCCGCTTATGAGCGCAAATTCGAGGGCGAAGAACCGTCCCGTCCGCCGCACTGGTCCGGCTTTCGCCTGACGCCGGTGCAGATCGAGTTCTGGCACGACCGGCCGTTTCGCCTGCATGATCGCATGCGGTTCGATCGCGAAAGCGAAACGTGGCGGAAAACGCGCCTCTATCCGTAA
- a CDS encoding DUF6101 family protein, translating to MKNIADRMIAQREEIASLRLDPFHLPQTVSCGYDENGEPVSFTVYEKGVVARRVLEKSGLPLSMMIGLTAFRGVAAEARELEGGRIDVTLKLLHDDPNLTIPLLIADNLDDVAADWHLWSEKLGLPMLLIESDGVARTLEESLGAVKKSQPSQRRAGRSTRARRPRFLARRRTGSMGVRLLVDGQEIIARG from the coding sequence ATGAAGAACATCGCCGATCGGATGATCGCACAAAGGGAAGAGATCGCCAGCCTCCGGCTCGATCCTTTTCATCTGCCCCAGACCGTGAGCTGCGGTTACGACGAAAATGGTGAGCCGGTCAGCTTCACCGTGTACGAAAAGGGTGTCGTCGCAAGGCGCGTTCTGGAAAAGAGCGGCCTGCCGCTTTCCATGATGATCGGCCTGACGGCGTTTCGTGGCGTTGCCGCAGAAGCCCGGGAACTTGAAGGCGGCCGGATCGACGTGACGCTGAAGCTGCTCCACGACGACCCGAACCTGACAATCCCGCTGCTCATCGCCGACAATCTCGACGACGTTGCCGCTGATTGGCATTTGTGGTCAGAAAAGCTCGGGCTTCCTATGCTTCTCATCGAATCCGACGGCGTGGCGCGCACGCTTGAGGAGAGCCTTGGCGCGGTGAAGAAATCGCAGCCGAGCCAGCGCCGCGCGGGTCGTTCCACCCGTGCGCGTCGGCCGCGATTTCTTGCCCGCCGCCGAACGGGTTCGATGGGTGTCCGACTTCTGGTCGATGGTCAGGAAATCATAGCGCGCGGCTGA
- a CDS encoding crotonase/enoyl-CoA hydratase family protein, producing MSEHIKVSREGAVSVIRMDRIEKKNALTRDMYAAMATAIRDADADDAVRVHLLMGGEGVFSAGNDLGDFMAIATGGEHGGEVFEFMDAMIRARKPVVSGVDGIAVGIGTTIHFNCDLTIATARSSFTTPFLDLGLTPEFASSKQAPAIMGHQRAFALLALGEPLSGEEARDAGLVWKIVEPERLEVEALATAERLSRKPPEALAIARDLLMGDRDARLALCRSEGELFGERLRSDEARQAFQAFMTRSRPSKS from the coding sequence ATGAGCGAACACATCAAGGTGAGCCGCGAGGGCGCGGTCAGCGTCATTCGCATGGATCGCATCGAGAAGAAGAACGCGCTGACCCGCGATATGTATGCCGCCATGGCGACGGCCATTCGGGACGCCGATGCCGACGATGCGGTCCGCGTTCACCTGCTGATGGGTGGGGAAGGCGTCTTCTCGGCGGGGAACGACCTTGGCGACTTCATGGCGATCGCCACGGGGGGCGAGCATGGCGGTGAGGTCTTCGAATTCATGGACGCCATGATTCGGGCCAGAAAGCCGGTCGTATCCGGTGTCGACGGCATCGCTGTCGGTATCGGTACGACGATTCACTTCAACTGTGATCTGACGATTGCCACTGCGCGGTCCAGCTTTACGACACCGTTCCTCGACCTCGGGTTGACCCCGGAATTTGCATCTTCGAAGCAGGCGCCGGCAATCATGGGCCATCAGCGCGCCTTTGCGCTTTTGGCGCTGGGCGAGCCGCTAAGCGGCGAGGAGGCGCGTGACGCAGGCCTTGTCTGGAAAATCGTCGAGCCTGAGCGGCTCGAGGTGGAAGCGTTGGCCACGGCCGAGCGTCTGTCGCGCAAGCCGCCGGAAGCTCTTGCGATCGCCCGTGATTTACTGATGGGCGATCGCGACGCCCGCCTGGCGCTTTGCAGGAGTGAAGGTGAGCTGTTTGGCGAGCGCCTCAGAAGCGATGAAGCGCGCCAGGCTTTTCAGGCTTTCATGACTCGCAGCAGGCCCTCAAAGAGCTAG
- the purD gene encoding phosphoribosylamine--glycine ligase — translation MNTLLIGSGGREHALAWKIAQSDRLGKFFAVPGNPGIADHAECVQLDVSDHAQIVAFCKDESIDLVVVGPEAPLVAGLADDLRAAGIPCFGASKDAAQLEGSKAFTKEICDLKNIPTAGWARFNNAPKAKAYLRSKGAPIVIKADGLAAGKGVTVAETVDQACAAVDDCFEGLFGSAGAEVVVEDFLSGEEASFFCLCDGRTAVALAGAQDHKRVGDGDVGPNTGGMGAYSPAPVLTDKHIETVMTRIIQPTLDGMAERGTPFTGVLYAGLMIDEEGPKLIEYNVRFGDPECQVLMVRLKSDLLPVLHAAALGRLAECEELEWTEQPALTVVMAAEGYPGTPKKGGAIAGLNEAAGEGVTIFHAGTALKSGQLVASGGRVLNVTANGATLEQARERAYGAIERIDWPDGFYRSDIAWRALKREG, via the coding sequence ATCAATACGCTTCTTATCGGCTCGGGCGGACGCGAACACGCCTTGGCGTGGAAAATCGCGCAGTCGGACCGATTGGGCAAATTCTTCGCCGTACCCGGCAATCCCGGTATCGCCGACCACGCTGAATGCGTGCAACTGGACGTCTCCGACCACGCGCAAATCGTTGCCTTCTGTAAGGATGAATCCATCGATCTTGTCGTGGTTGGACCTGAAGCGCCCTTGGTCGCCGGGCTCGCGGATGATCTGCGCGCGGCAGGCATTCCCTGCTTCGGCGCTTCGAAGGACGCCGCGCAGCTGGAAGGTTCGAAAGCCTTCACCAAGGAAATCTGCGACCTGAAAAATATTCCCACGGCCGGCTGGGCGCGTTTCAACAATGCGCCGAAAGCGAAAGCCTACCTCCGTTCCAAGGGCGCTCCGATCGTCATCAAGGCCGATGGCCTGGCAGCCGGCAAGGGCGTGACGGTCGCCGAAACGGTCGATCAGGCCTGCGCCGCCGTCGACGACTGTTTCGAAGGCCTTTTTGGTTCGGCTGGTGCGGAGGTCGTCGTCGAGGACTTCCTGTCGGGCGAGGAAGCATCCTTCTTCTGCCTTTGCGATGGCAGAACGGCCGTAGCGCTTGCCGGTGCCCAAGATCACAAGCGCGTCGGTGATGGCGACGTCGGTCCCAACACCGGCGGCATGGGAGCCTACTCACCCGCTCCGGTTTTGACCGACAAACATATCGAAACCGTCATGACGCGGATCATTCAGCCGACGCTGGACGGGATGGCGGAACGCGGCACGCCCTTCACCGGTGTGCTCTATGCGGGGCTCATGATTGACGAAGAAGGTCCGAAACTCATCGAATATAATGTCCGCTTCGGAGATCCTGAATGCCAGGTGCTGATGGTTCGTCTGAAGAGCGATCTGCTGCCGGTTCTACATGCCGCAGCGCTGGGGCGCCTAGCCGAATGCGAAGAGCTGGAATGGACGGAGCAGCCGGCTCTCACCGTAGTCATGGCCGCCGAGGGCTATCCCGGCACACCGAAAAAGGGCGGTGCGATAGCAGGACTCAACGAAGCGGCCGGCGAAGGCGTGACGATCTTCCATGCCGGAACGGCGCTGAAATCCGGTCAACTGGTCGCTAGTGGGGGACGCGTTCTGAACGTAACCGCCAATGGCGCGACGCTCGAGCAGGCACGTGAGCGCGCTTATGGCGCAATCGAAAGGATCGATTGGCCGGACGGGTTCTACCGGAGCGATATTGCCTGGCGGGCCTTGAAACGCGAAGGATGA
- a CDS encoding acyl-CoA dehydrogenase, which produces MYRAPVSEISHTLKHTVDFSAAMEKGRFGEEVSEDLVDAILDEAARFANEEMTPLGPNGDRDGVSVKDGTVTTAEGWADLYRRWIEGGWNAITGPEDFGGQGLPMALGLAVAEMWNSASVAFSLCPTLTMGAVEALEAHGTDELKAIYLEKLVSGEWTGTMNLTEPQAGSDLAALKAKAEPAGDGTYRIFGQKIYITYGEHDFTDNIVHLVLARLPDAPAGTRGISLFLVPKFIPNEDGTPGTRNDVYCHSVEHKLGIHGSPTCTMIYGDGKFGDEAGAIGWLIGEENRGLNCMFTMMNNARLLVGLEGVAIAEAAYQKALAYAEERRQGKAPGWDGQGMAPIVLHPDVRRNLLTMKALTGAARAICYACGIAIDLSHDPHGVSARGAASGAEGEADDTSKWSARANLLTPIAKAFSTDVGVDVANVGIQVHGGMGYVEETGAARLLRDARIAPIYEGTNGIQAIDLVMRKLPLADGRAVHDYIVELRQIAEKAGQSNTQALGATGERLTRALDDLDEVTTWLQERLQAGEHDIALAGATPYLRQFGLTAGGCYLAKGAMAGSGEGQAALARFFAENVLSETASLKDRVMTGAPSLSAAAEHALVTG; this is translated from the coding sequence ATGTACCGCGCCCCGGTTTCAGAAATTTCTCATACGCTCAAGCACACGGTGGATTTCTCAGCGGCCATGGAGAAGGGCCGATTCGGGGAGGAGGTTTCGGAGGATCTGGTCGATGCGATTCTCGACGAGGCTGCGCGCTTTGCCAATGAAGAGATGACACCCCTCGGACCCAATGGCGACCGCGACGGTGTGAGTGTGAAGGATGGCACGGTCACCACGGCAGAGGGATGGGCCGATCTTTATCGCCGCTGGATCGAAGGCGGCTGGAACGCGATTACCGGACCGGAAGATTTTGGCGGGCAGGGCCTGCCGATGGCACTCGGCCTGGCTGTCGCCGAAATGTGGAACAGCGCATCGGTCGCGTTCTCACTCTGTCCCACATTGACCATGGGCGCGGTCGAGGCGTTGGAGGCCCACGGCACTGACGAACTGAAAGCGATCTATCTCGAAAAGCTGGTGTCCGGCGAGTGGACCGGCACCATGAATCTGACCGAGCCGCAAGCGGGTTCCGACCTGGCTGCTTTGAAGGCCAAGGCCGAGCCTGCCGGCGACGGCACCTATCGTATCTTCGGCCAGAAAATCTACATCACCTACGGCGAGCACGACTTCACCGACAATATCGTGCATCTGGTGCTGGCGCGATTGCCCGACGCACCCGCGGGAACGCGTGGCATTTCGCTTTTCCTGGTGCCGAAATTCATTCCGAACGAGGACGGCACGCCCGGCACACGCAACGATGTCTACTGCCACAGTGTCGAGCACAAGCTCGGTATTCATGGCTCACCGACCTGCACGATGATCTATGGCGACGGCAAATTCGGCGATGAGGCCGGCGCCATCGGCTGGCTCATCGGCGAGGAAAATCGCGGTCTGAATTGCATGTTCACGATGATGAACAATGCCAGGCTTCTGGTTGGTCTTGAAGGTGTGGCCATTGCCGAAGCGGCCTACCAGAAGGCGCTCGCCTATGCGGAGGAGCGGCGACAGGGCAAGGCACCTGGCTGGGATGGCCAGGGCATGGCGCCGATCGTGCTGCATCCTGACGTCCGGCGTAATCTGCTGACCATGAAAGCGCTGACCGGCGCGGCACGCGCTATTTGCTACGCCTGCGGTATAGCCATCGATCTTAGTCACGATCCGCACGGCGTTTCTGCGCGAGGGGCCGCATCTGGCGCGGAAGGAGAGGCGGACGATACGAGCAAATGGTCCGCCCGCGCCAATCTTCTGACGCCGATTGCCAAGGCCTTCTCCACCGATGTGGGTGTCGATGTCGCCAATGTGGGCATCCAGGTTCATGGCGGCATGGGTTATGTGGAGGAAACCGGTGCGGCGCGTCTACTGCGCGATGCGCGGATTGCACCCATCTATGAAGGTACCAACGGCATCCAGGCGATCGATCTGGTCATGCGCAAGCTGCCGCTAGCCGACGGCCGGGCCGTCCATGACTACATCGTCGAACTGCGGCAGATTGCCGAGAAGGCAGGACAGTCCAATACGCAGGCGCTTGGCGCGACCGGCGAACGCCTCACTCGGGCGCTGGACGACCTCGACGAAGTGACGACATGGTTGCAGGAGCGCCTTCAGGCCGGCGAACATGACATCGCGCTGGCAGGCGCGACCCCTTATCTTCGCCAGTTCGGGCTGACGGCCGGCGGTTGTTATCTTGCCAAGGGTGCGATGGCGGGAAGCGGTGAAGGTCAGGCGGCTCTCGCTCGCTTCTTTGCTGAAAACGTGCTCTCCGAGACCGCTTCCCTTAAAGACCGTGTCATGACGGGCGCGCCGAGTTTGAGTGCCGCCGCCGAGCACGCTCTGGTCACCGGCTGA
- the ubiA gene encoding 4-hydroxybenzoate octaprenyltransferase: protein MDKVQDFGRQGRVADAPSGHWVYRLLRPSAWPYAQLARWDRPIGWWLLLWPCWWSLAMAASAQNVSSPFWGAASKTGETYSALSPPAIVVLFVAELLLFMIGAIAMRGAGCTWNDLIDRKIDAQVARTRSRPLPSGQVSGKQALSFIIAQALLGLAVLMGFAFLPLLVLGVPSGWALATILTGIASLVIVAIYPFAKRITNWPQSVLGLAFSWGALMGWQVWHGSLDWPPLALYAGAVLWTIGYDTIYAHQDKEDDALVGVRSTARLFGDRTGWALIWLYSGALVFFALAFSLAKVPLPAFAGLVAAGLHMARQIRTLDIDDPDQCLALFRSNKRIGWLVFFGLLGGWGWAALSPYI from the coding sequence ATGGATAAGGTTCAGGATTTTGGCCGTCAGGGCCGTGTTGCCGATGCTCCTTCCGGACACTGGGTCTACAGGCTTCTGCGGCCCTCGGCCTGGCCTTACGCCCAGCTCGCGCGTTGGGACCGTCCGATCGGCTGGTGGCTCTTGCTGTGGCCCTGCTGGTGGAGCCTTGCCATGGCTGCGAGCGCACAGAACGTCTCCAGCCCTTTCTGGGGAGCCGCTTCGAAAACAGGAGAGACCTACTCTGCACTCTCCCCGCCCGCCATTGTCGTTCTCTTCGTCGCCGAGCTTCTTCTTTTCATGATCGGCGCCATCGCCATGCGCGGCGCGGGTTGCACCTGGAACGATCTGATCGACCGGAAAATCGACGCGCAGGTTGCCCGCACGCGGTCCCGCCCGCTTCCCTCCGGCCAGGTTAGCGGAAAACAGGCTTTATCCTTCATAATCGCGCAGGCCTTATTGGGGCTGGCCGTGCTTATGGGATTTGCCTTTCTGCCGCTTCTTGTTCTTGGAGTGCCATCAGGGTGGGCGCTCGCAACGATCCTCACCGGCATCGCATCGCTTGTCATCGTCGCGATCTATCCCTTCGCCAAGCGCATCACCAACTGGCCGCAGAGCGTGCTCGGCCTCGCGTTTTCATGGGGTGCGCTGATGGGCTGGCAGGTCTGGCACGGCTCGCTCGACTGGCCGCCGCTCGCGCTTTACGCCGGCGCGGTGCTCTGGACGATCGGCTACGACACGATCTACGCCCATCAGGACAAGGAAGACGATGCCCTCGTTGGCGTGCGCTCCACGGCGCGTCTCTTTGGCGACCGGACCGGTTGGGCGCTGATCTGGCTGTATTCCGGTGCGCTTGTTTTCTTTGCGCTTGCCTTTTCCCTTGCTAAGGTCCCCTTACCGGCCTTCGCGGGGCTCGTCGCCGCAGGCCTCCATATGGCACGGCAGATCCGTACGCTGGATATCGACGATCCGGACCAGTGCCTCGCTCTTTTCAGGAGCAACAAGCGGATCGGCTGGCTGGTGTTCTTCGGCCTTCTCGGTGGATGGGGATGGGCAGCACTCTCGCCCTACATCTGA
- a CDS encoding RT0821/Lpp0805 family surface protein: MKRQSRCVPVTTLAFIAWGLAGCGGGVNLAKIDDDPTLITGSIAPSEAKTKAAPDPFGSAVEDELQSDREAIIGMVTAADLSTHGEEGLAWRNAKTGASGQIDSIREKTEGGVTCRQFTVSRQTYQGVALWTGEACRGALDEWMATRFQRV, encoded by the coding sequence ATGAAGCGCCAGTCACGGTGTGTCCCGGTGACAACGCTGGCGTTTATTGCGTGGGGCCTGGCCGGCTGCGGTGGTGGGGTCAATCTCGCCAAGATCGATGACGATCCAACGCTGATAACAGGTTCGATTGCCCCGTCAGAAGCCAAGACGAAGGCCGCGCCCGATCCCTTTGGCAGTGCGGTCGAGGACGAACTCCAAAGCGATCGCGAAGCGATTATCGGCATGGTGACGGCTGCGGATCTCTCGACCCACGGGGAAGAGGGGCTGGCCTGGCGAAATGCCAAAACCGGGGCCTCCGGTCAGATTGACAGCATTCGTGAAAAGACCGAGGGCGGTGTGACATGTCGTCAGTTTACCGTCAGCCGCCAGACTTATCAGGGCGTAGCGCTCTGGACGGGTGAGGCCTGCCGCGGCGCGCTGGATGAATGGATGGCCACTCGCTTTCAGCGTGTATGA